The DNA window TTCGACGAACGCCGTAGTACTGGTAATGCCCCTGAAGTTAAACTCGGGTAATGCATCGAAGTTCAAGCGCCTGTCTCTGGAGTTTGGCTGCCGTCATCACGATCTCGAGCCTTCCGCTGCCTGCGTACAGCCAGAGATTTCTTTTCGGCGCCAAAGTAGCCGGCCAGATCACGAATACGTTTACCTATCCTGGGCTGCCGCCGATCGTGCATGATGACCGGGTTGTTTTCGGCCCTATGGTGGAAATGCGTTTCACACCTCGTCTCTCGTTTGAAGGCGATGTGCTTTACAAACGGAACCTGGATACATCAGGCCAGTTCTTCGGTTTGGTGCAGTTGGTCCAGACGCTTCAGGGAACCGATGCTCTGAGGGCCCATTCATGGGAGATCCCTGTGCTGCTGAAATGGCGTCCGGCCGTGCACCAGAACAATAGCGTTTTCGTATCCGGTGGATTCTCGACCCGCAATGTCGCCGGTATCGAGGAAATCTACGGAGCGGTGTCGGCTTTTCCCCCTTATCCAGGTGGCCCGTTTGACATTCGGACGTCGGATGGAGTTATAGCGAATCACTGGACATACGGGCCGGTGATTGGAGCCGGCATGGATATTCGGGCTCACCGGTTCCATTTCCAACCCGAACTGCGTTACATCCGGTGGAAGGACTCGCCTTTTTCGTACGTGACGAAGCAAGACGATCTTCAAGCTCT is part of the Terriglobia bacterium genome and encodes:
- a CDS encoding outer membrane beta-barrel protein; this translates as MHRSSSACLWSLAAVITISSLPLPAYSQRFLFGAKVAGQITNTFTYPGLPPIVHDDRVVFGPMVEMRFTPRLSFEGDVLYKRNLDTSGQFFGLVQLVQTLQGTDALRAHSWEIPVLLKWRPAVHQNNSVFVSGGFSTRNVAGIEEIYGAVSAFPPYPGGPFDIRTSDGVIANHWTYGPVIGAGMDIRAHRFHFQPELRYIRWKDSPFSYVTKQDDLQALIGAAIAK